A single genomic interval of Gammaproteobacteria bacterium harbors:
- a CDS encoding porin: protein MKELILPHRGTVSRPHAALAVMLSVLALPLSAHADDVADLRRELEASRAAIERLEQRILDLESARTAPAAAAMAPAVATAPAVAPAAATQPSNDAKLDVYGFVQLDTIYDFNQSDPNWKDALRVSKIPINCPDDAGCGKDGETVFGVRQTRIGVRGKIPTEIGELNTKLEFELFGVGADEGKTTPRLRHAWAELGEFGAGQTWSLFMDPDVFPNTIEYWGPTGMIFVRNPQLRWTPYRTAGQQFAIALESPSSALDTGKISDIDPDDNPLSIQSENNLPDLTAQWRSSGDWGHVQLAGIVRSVGFETANTANGNPSGEETGWGLNGSASIAVTGRDKLHLQLAYGEGIASYINDGGSDLAPNDDLTGAELLPLLGALAYYDHYWSERWSSSIGWSIAEQDTTRGQYGSAYESAQYGNLNLLYYPAPGIMIGGELMYGELELKDGSTADDTRMQMSFKYSFD from the coding sequence ATGAAAGAACTGATATTGCCGCATCGCGGAACGGTTTCCCGCCCCCACGCAGCCCTCGCGGTGATGTTGTCGGTGCTTGCGCTGCCATTGTCGGCCCACGCCGACGATGTCGCGGACCTGAGACGCGAGCTCGAGGCCTCGCGCGCCGCGATCGAGCGCCTGGAACAGCGCATCCTCGATCTCGAATCCGCGCGCACGGCTCCCGCCGCCGCAGCGATGGCTCCGGCCGTTGCCACGGCGCCGGCAGTAGCGCCGGCAGCCGCGACGCAGCCCTCCAACGATGCCAAACTCGATGTCTACGGTTTCGTGCAGCTCGACACGATCTACGATTTCAATCAGTCCGACCCCAACTGGAAGGACGCGCTGCGCGTCTCGAAGATCCCGATCAACTGCCCCGACGACGCCGGCTGCGGCAAGGATGGCGAGACCGTTTTCGGGGTGCGCCAGACACGCATCGGCGTGCGCGGCAAGATCCCGACGGAAATTGGCGAGCTGAACACCAAGCTCGAATTCGAACTGTTCGGCGTAGGTGCCGACGAAGGGAAGACCACGCCGAGGCTGCGCCATGCCTGGGCGGAGCTCGGCGAATTCGGCGCCGGCCAGACCTGGTCGCTGTTCATGGATCCGGACGTGTTCCCCAACACCATCGAGTACTGGGGTCCGACCGGCATGATTTTCGTGCGTAACCCGCAGCTGCGCTGGACGCCGTACCGCACGGCAGGCCAGCAGTTTGCGATCGCCCTGGAATCGCCGTCCTCGGCACTGGACACCGGCAAGATCTCCGACATCGACCCCGACGATAACCCGCTGTCGATCCAGAGCGAGAACAACCTGCCCGACCTGACCGCGCAGTGGCGCTCGAGCGGTGACTGGGGCCATGTGCAACTGGCCGGCATCGTGCGCTCGGTGGGATTCGAGACCGCCAACACCGCCAATGGCAATCCCTCGGGCGAGGAAACCGGCTGGGGCTTGAATGGCAGCGCCAGCATTGCGGTCACCGGACGCGACAAGCTGCACCTGCAGCTCGCCTATGGCGAGGGCATCGCGAGTTATATCAACGATGGCGGCAGCGACCTTGCACCGAACGACGATCTCACGGGTGCGGAACTGCTTCCGTTGCTGGGCGCACTTGCCTATTACGACCACTACTGGAGCGAGCGCTGGAGCAGCAGCATCGGCTGGAGCATCGCGGAACAGGACACCACCCGAGGACAGTACGGCAGCGCCTACGAAAGCGCGCAGTATGGCAACCTGAACCTGTTGTACTATCCCGCGCCGGGGATCATGATCGGTGGCGAGCTGATGTATGGCGAACTGGAGCTGAAGGACGGCAGCACGGCCGATGATACGCGCATGCAGATGTCCTTCAAGTACAGCTTCGACTGA
- the aspT gene encoding aspartate-alanine antiporter — MWQWFADTLRSNPEIAIFLTLGLGFWAGKFKFGSFSLGVVTSTLLAGVLVGQLGITISAHVKSTFFLMFLFAVGYGVGPQFFRGLKGDGVPQVLFALMQCVAVLLTAAGVGYLLGYDAGGTAGLLAGASTISAVLGVATDSINQLALDASGKKAMLDAMPVAYAVTYLFGTAGSAWLLATLGPKILGVDIAEECRKYEAEMGGALADDPDRLSGYTTFVLRAYRLTDPSWVGRTVAEFEASFVGQRVFVERLRQDGELLDPAPELVLRQDAIIAIAGRREVVLERALQLGVEVDDRELLDLEIERLDVVITRKEVAGLSLQELATGGLGDNLRGVFLRKILRTGVEMPITMGFRLERGDTLTLVGPRTHVDRVVPQMGYADRPTDETDMVVMGAGIVIGALIGALTFRLGGVPLSLSTSGGALIAGLVCGWLRSVDRTYGRIPGPALWVFNNIGLNVFIAVVGISAGPGFVAGLKAQGLELFLAGIVVTTVPLIIGLLAGKYLFRMKAPIILGACAGARTTTAALGAIEEEAKSKVPALGYTVTYAVGNTLLTVWGVAIVLLMS, encoded by the coding sequence ATGTGGCAGTGGTTCGCGGATACCTTGCGGAGCAATCCCGAGATCGCGATATTCCTCACCCTCGGACTTGGCTTCTGGGCGGGGAAATTCAAGTTCGGTTCGTTCAGCCTGGGAGTCGTGACCAGTACCCTGCTCGCGGGTGTGCTCGTTGGCCAGCTCGGCATCACGATCTCTGCCCACGTCAAATCCACGTTCTTTCTGATGTTCCTGTTCGCGGTGGGATATGGCGTCGGACCGCAGTTTTTCCGTGGTCTGAAGGGTGACGGTGTTCCGCAGGTATTGTTCGCGCTGATGCAGTGCGTGGCGGTGCTGCTTACCGCGGCAGGCGTCGGCTATCTGCTCGGCTACGACGCCGGCGGCACGGCTGGCCTGCTGGCCGGTGCCAGCACCATCTCCGCGGTACTCGGCGTCGCCACCGACAGCATCAACCAGCTCGCGCTCGACGCCTCCGGGAAGAAGGCGATGCTCGATGCGATGCCGGTTGCCTACGCGGTGACCTACCTGTTCGGCACCGCCGGGTCGGCGTGGCTTCTCGCCACCCTCGGGCCGAAGATCCTCGGCGTGGATATCGCCGAGGAGTGCCGCAAGTACGAGGCCGAGATGGGCGGTGCGCTGGCCGACGATCCCGACCGTCTTTCCGGTTACACGACATTCGTGTTGCGTGCTTACCGGCTCACCGACCCGAGCTGGGTCGGGCGCACGGTCGCCGAATTCGAGGCCAGCTTCGTCGGCCAGAGAGTGTTCGTCGAGCGTCTGCGCCAGGACGGTGAACTGCTCGATCCGGCTCCCGAGCTGGTGCTGCGACAGGACGCGATCATCGCCATCGCCGGGCGGCGAGAGGTCGTGCTCGAGCGCGCCCTGCAGCTTGGCGTCGAAGTCGATGACCGCGAGTTGCTCGACCTCGAGATCGAGCGGCTCGACGTCGTGATCACGCGCAAGGAGGTTGCCGGCCTGTCGCTGCAGGAACTCGCGACCGGCGGGCTCGGTGACAACCTGCGCGGTGTGTTCTTGCGCAAGATCCTGCGCACCGGGGTCGAGATGCCGATCACCATGGGCTTCAGGCTGGAGCGTGGCGACACGCTCACGCTGGTGGGTCCGCGTACCCACGTCGATCGCGTGGTGCCGCAGATGGGCTATGCCGATCGTCCCACCGACGAGACCGATATGGTCGTGATGGGTGCGGGTATCGTGATCGGTGCGCTGATCGGCGCGCTGACATTCCGCCTCGGCGGCGTGCCTCTCAGCCTGAGTACCAGTGGCGGTGCGCTGATCGCGGGGCTGGTATGCGGCTGGTTGCGTTCCGTGGATCGTACCTATGGCCGCATCCCCGGCCCGGCTTTGTGGGTGTTCAACAATATCGGGTTGAATGTTTTCATTGCAGTGGTGGGCATCAGCGCCGGCCCGGGGTTCGTCGCCGGACTCAAGGCGCAGGGTCTCGAGCTGTTCCTCGCCGGTATCGTGGTGACCACCGTACCCCTGATCATCGGCCTGCTCGCCGGGAAATACCTGTTTCGCATGAAGGCGCCGATCATCCTCGGCGCCTGTGCCGGCGCACGCACCACCACGGCCGCGCTCGGCGCAATCGAAGAGGAGGCGAAGAGCAAGGTTCCGGCCCTTGGCTATACCGTGACCTATGCAGTCGGCAATACGCTGCTGACCGTGTGGGGCGTGGCAATCGTATTGCTGATGAGCTGA